A window of the Hordeum vulgare subsp. vulgare chromosome 5H, MorexV3_pseudomolecules_assembly, whole genome shotgun sequence genome harbors these coding sequences:
- the LOC123395721 gene encoding blue copper protein-like: protein MASSSAALLALLVAAGCAGMAAATSYAVGEAQGWATGVDYSGWTSGKSFAVGDTLVFSYASKVHTVTEVSQSGYTSCSGTNALANDDSGATTVPLKTAGTHYYICNVPGHCASGMKLAVTVAGAGSSTGGSGASAAGGSLVPAMGAVAAAAAGALLKVALL, encoded by the exons ATGgcgtcctcctccgccgccctcctcgcgctGCTCGTCGCCGCGGGCTGCGCGGGGATGGCTGCGGCCACGTCGTACGCCGTCGGCGAAGCGCAGGGCTGGGCGACCGGCGTCGACTACTCCGGCTGGACCAGCGGCAAGTCGTTCGCCGTCGGCGACACGCTAG TGTTCAGCTACGCGAGCAAGGTGCACACGGTGACGGAGGTGAGCCAGAGCGGCTACACGTCCTGCTCCGGGACCAACGCGCTGGCCAACGACGACAGCGGCGCCACCACCGTCCCGCTCAAGACCGCCGGCACCCACTACTACATCTGCAACGTCCCCGGCCACTGCGCCAGCGGCATGAAGCTCGCCGTCACCGTCGCCGGGGCCGGCTCGTCCACGGGAGGCTCCGGCGCCTCCGCCGCCGGGGGCTCGCTGGTCCCGGCGATGGGCGCCGTCGCCGCCGCGGCGGCGGGGGCTCTGCTCAAGGTGGCGCTGCTCTGA
- the LOC123398967 gene encoding uncharacterized protein LOC123398967 — translation MATLALPPTAATLPAQEDPRTGEKPSADDSAADPSDIDSGWVFLGKSDVVPAELAAAAVDAAGRRRLGFSPLPMLPIWVQMVLGGVVYTAVPFYKRARQLEDKAIENVETALDVLERASEVTEKFAANVANSLPKDGSLHKLAEELEYIAEEVDKDAHKAEVMIKKIEALSDKIDAAVEPVIKELEEEFKPKPASHSGSDAQK, via the exons ATGGCGACGCTCGCCCTGCCGCCTACCGCCGCCACCCTGCCCGCCCAGGAAGACCCACG CACTGGCGAGAAGCCGTCTGCCGACGATTCCGCTGCGGATCCGAGCGATATCGACTCCGG GTGGGTTTTCCTCGGGAAATCTGATGTAGTTCCGGCCGAGCTGGCCGCGGCCGCCGTCGACGCCGCGGGCCGCCGACGCCTCGGCTTCTCGCCGCTGCCGATGTTACCTATCTG GGTGCAGATGGTGCTCGGAGGCGTAGTCTACACGGCCGTGCCGTTCTACAAGAGAGCCAGGCAGCTCGAAG ACAAGGCGATCGAAAACGTGGAAACTGCTTTGGACGTTTTGGAGCGTGCCTCTGAGGTGACGGAGAAGTTTGCTGCTAATGTTGCCAATTCCCTACCGAAGGATGGATCCCTGCACAAGTTGGCTGAGGAGCTTGAGTACATTGCTGAGGAAGTCGATAAGGATGCACACAAGGCTGAAGTCATGATTAAGAAG ATCGAAGCGCTCAGCGACAAGATTGACGCCGCGGTGGAGCCTGTCATTAAAGAGCTCGAGGAGGAGTTCAAGCCAAAGCCAGCATCCCACTCTGGGTCAGACGCCCAGAAATGA